Proteins encoded within one genomic window of Arachis ipaensis cultivar K30076 chromosome B08, Araip1.1, whole genome shotgun sequence:
- the LOC107612131 gene encoding NAC domain-containing protein 90 has product MEDPPTGFRFYPTEEELVAFYLNTQLQLQGHANNINRVIPVVDINGVEPWTLPSLAGELCREEKEQWFFFVPRQEREARGGRINRTTASGYWKATGSPXXXXXXXXXXXXXKKTLVFYKGKAPTGRKTKWKMHEYRAIVQAPNQSPTAIPQLRHEFSLCRVYVISGSFRAFDRRPREVVVPRVLHHGSSTTSAQQHQGESSARVQANNNNNGSSSSETSLSSGGPDLPPDTGGGGSSSNWNSSEVQVQAQVQEPLWEWEQLDWL; this is encoded by the exons ATGGAGGATCCACCAACTGGTTTTCGGTTCTATCCTACAGAAGAAGAGCTAGTTGCTTTCTACCTAAACACCCAGCTTCAACTACAAGGCCACGCCAATAACATCAACAGGGTCATTCCAGTGGTTGACATCAATGGCGTTGAGCCCTGGACTCTTCCAT CACTGGCGGGAGAGCTGTGCAGGGAAGAGAAGGAACAATGGTTCTTCTTTGTGCCTCGCCAAGAGAGGGAAGCCAGAGGGGGGAGGATCAACAGAACCACTGCTTCTGGTTACTGGAAAGCCACCGGATCACC NNNNNNNNNNNNNNNNNNNNNNNNNNNNNNNNNNNNNNNNAAGAAAACTTTGGTTTTCTACAAAGGAAAAGCTCCCACCGGTCGCAAAACTAAATGGAAGATGCATGAATACCGCGCCATCGTTCAAGCCCCTAACCAATCTCCCACGGCTATTCCTCAG TTGAGGCACGAATTCAGCTTGTGTCGCGTGTACGTGATATCCGGAAGTTTCAGAGCATTTGATCGACGGCCACGGGAGGTGGTGGTGCCAAGAGTTCTTCATCATGGTTCTTCTACAACAAGTGCTCAGCAGCATCAAGGAGAATCATCAGCAAGGGTGCaggctaataataataataacgggTCGAGCTCGTCGGAAACTTCCCTTTCATCAGGTGGTCCTGATTTGCCACCAGATACTGGAGGAGGAGGGTCAAGTAGCAATTGGAATAGTAGTGAGGTTCAAGTTCAAGCTCAAGTTCAAGAACCGCTATGGGAATGGGAACAACTCGATTGGCTATAA